The DNA region CGGCGCCCTAGCGTGGCGCGGCGCCGAGGCGGTCGGCCTCGTCCACCACATCCGCCACCGCTCGGCCTGGACGGTCGGCGACTACTGCTACCTTCAGGACCTGTTCGTGGCGGACGGCACCCGCGGGCTCGGGATCGGCCGTCGGCTGATCGAGCACGTCTACGCGGCCGCGCAGGCCGCCGGCTGCTCCCGCGTCCACTGGCTGACGCACGAGACCAACGCGGACGCGATGCAGCTTTACGACCGGATCGCCGAGAAGTCGGGCTTCGTGCAGTACCGCAGGATCTTCTGAGCGCCGGCGCCCCGCGTGCGCCGGGACACCCAAGCGTGGCGGTTTTTGGGCGATAAACCGGAACCGCCGAGCTGACGGCCAAGTTATCAGCGCAACAGGGGATCTCGGCACCTCAGCGCTGCCGAATATTAGACGTCGGACGACCCGTCATGTTCAATGCTCGCACCCGCACCACCTTCGGCCGCAAGAACATCGCCGTCTTCGCCGCGCTCGCCATCTCGTCGCTGGCCGCCACGCCCTTCGTGATGAGCGCCAGCCGCGCACTCGCCACGTCCGAGGACCAGCCGGTGGCCGCGACCCTGCGGGTCGAGCCGGTGGAGGTCGCCCCCGTGGCGGCCGCGCCGAAGGCTGAGGGAAGCTGCCTGCGCAAGGTGCGGGTGGTCTACAGCGGCTACGGCCAGTCGGCGGACGGCTGCGCGGCCCACTGACGCCCGCGCCCCGACTCAGACGTGGGCCGGTGCGGTCCCGGCCAGACGCTTGAGATGGAGCTCCTCCAGGTCGATCTCCGTCTCCAGCTGCCGCAGAACCGAGCTGTGGATCCGGTTCTGCCGGTGCAGGTCGATCAGGGCCGACCGGCCTGAGCGCACGGCGAGCAGCGCGGCGGCGAAGTGCTCGGTCTTCTCGGCCTCCAGCGCCGCCCGCTCGTCGCGGTCCCGCGAGGACGCCCGCACCCGGCGGCGGTACTCCTCCACGAGGCGCGGGTGCTGCGGCGCCCCGGTCTCGGGGAACACCAGGCCTTCCAGGGCGGCGAGCCCGGCCTCGTTCACGACCACGCGGGCCATCGGCGCGTCGAGATGGCCGTCGGGGAGGTGCGCCGCGGGGTCGAGGCGCAGCCGCCGGATCAGCGGCCCCAGCGTCGTGCCCTGCACCAGCACGGTGAACAGGATGACCGCGAAGGCCGCGACCAGGATCGCGTCGCGGCCCGGGAAGTCCACCGGCAGCGCCAGGGCGGCCGCCAGGGTCACGACCCCGCGCATGCCGGCCCACCCGACGATCAGCGGCACCGCCGGGTTCGGCGACGGTTCCTGCGCGCGGAACCGCGGCGACAGGAGCCGCCGCAGGTAGACGGCGGGGAACACCCAGAGCAGGCGAGCGACCACGCAGGTTGCCGTGACGGCGAGGGCCAGCGGCAGCTCCGCCGAGAGCGCCCCCAGCTGGCCGCCGGTCCGGGCCAGCACGCCGCGGAGCGCCAGCCCGATCAGGACGAAGACCAGGGCCTCCAGCACGAAGACCACGAACTCCCACACCGCCACGGAGTGGCGGCGGGCATGCGCGTCGAAGGTCTCGTGCTCCCGGCCGCCCATCATCAGGCCGCAGGCGACCACGGCCAGGACGCCGGAGGCGTGGATCTCCTCGGCCGCGAGGTAGGCGACGTAGGCCGCGAGGAAGCTCAGCACCGTGATGGCGTTGGCGTCGTGCATCCGCCGCATCACCAGGGTCACCGCCACCCCGCACGCGATCCCGACCGCGACGCCCGCCACCGCGAGCCACGCGAAGCTGCCGGCCGCCGCCCAGGCGCTGAAGGTGCCGGTGAGCGCCGCCGCCACCGCGAAGCGGTAGAGCACGAGGCCCGAGGCGTCGTTCACGAGGCTCTCGCCCTCCAGGACCGTGATCATCCGGCGGGGCAGGGCGACGCGGGCCAGCACCGCCTTGGCAGCCACCGCGTCCGGCGGCGAGACGATGGCGCCGAGGGCGAAGCAGGCGGCCCAGGGCAGGGACGGCACCACCGCGTGGGCGACGAGCCCGACCACGAGGGTCGTGAACAGGACCGCGCCGAGCGACAGGGACAGGATCGGGCCGAGGCTCGCCCGGAAGTCGCGCCAGACGGTGAAGTAGGCGGATTCGAGCAGGAGCGGCGGCAGGAACAGGACCATGATCAGGTCCGGGTCGAGATCGAAGGCCGGCAGGCCCGGCACCACCGCCAGCGCCATGCCGCCGACGACGAGGGCGGCGGCCGGCGGGAAGCCCAGGCGCCCGGCCGCCAGCGACAGCAGCAGGGCCGCGCCGAGGAGGCCGAGGATCAGCTCGAACAGGGCGACGGAGGTCATCGGTGGATCGGGCCCGGCGCTGGATCTGCGGGAAGCGCGGCCGTTCTAGGACGTTTCCTGGTCGGATGAATACCGCGTCGGCCGAAGGTCCGCCGAGGGTCGCGGCGCGGGCCGCGACCTAGAGCGCCCCTTCCCGCACGGCACCCGGATCGGCCAGCGCGTGCAGGATGCGCGCGGCGCTGTGGGCGAAGCGCAGCGTCACGGCCTTGCGGCGGGCGCCGCTCAGCGGGTGCTCGGGCGGTTCCCGCAGGATCCCGGCCCCGTAGGCGTCGGCGACGATCAGGCCGCACTCCTCCGGGATCAGCGACTCGGGCACGTCCTCCGGGATGGCGAAGAAGAACCGGTCGCAGAAGTCGCGGTAATCCGGCCATTTCCGGTCGGCGCGGAAATCGGCCACGCTCGACTTGATCTCTACGATGGTGAGCTTGCCGGCGCCGCAGAGCGCGATCACGTCGGCGCGGCGGCCGTTGACGAGGGAGAATTCCGGCAGGGTGACACAGCCCATCTCGGAGAACAGCCGGCGCACGCCGCGCTGGATGCGCAGGGCCGTGGGCGATTGCCGCCGGTCGGGCGGCAGCAGCGCCTCGACGGACGGGGGTGCGGAATCGGGAAGGCCGAGGGAAGCGGACATCGAGCTCGGGGGATGCGTCTGCGGGTGCGTCTGTACCGAATCGGGACATCCTGCCAAGTCGCGCCCGCTCCGTCACCTGCGGCGCGGCACCGCCCCGCGGCAGCGCCCCGGGGCGATCACCCGAGGCAGGCCCGGATCGCGTCGAACCCGTCGGTGAGCGCGGCCGGGCCGGGCTGCAGGATCAGCGGCGACTTGATCTCGTGGATGCGCCCGTCGCGCACCGCCGGGATCGCGGCCCAGCCGGGCCGGGACCGGATCCGCTCGGCGTTGACCCGCTTGCCGCACCACGAGGCGAGGATCACGTCGGGCGCGGCCGCGATCACCTGCTCGGCGGTGACGATTCGGTCCCTCGCGGCCGGCTGGCGGCTCAACTCCGGGAAGACGTCCCGGCCGCCCGCGAGGCCGATCAGGTCCGAGACCCAGCCGATGCCAGAGATCATCGGCGCGTCCCACTCCTCGAAGTAGACGCGCGGCGGCGGCCGGTCCGGCACCTCTGCGGCGGCCGCGGCCAGCCGCGCCTCGAGGCCCGCCGCCAGGGTCTCGGCCCGCTCCGGCAGGCCCACGAGGGCGCCGAGCGTGCGCACCATCGCGAGGCAGCCCGCTACGTCGCGCTGGTTGAACAGGTGGACCGCCACGCCCGCGCGGGCGAGGTCGGCGACGATGCCGGCCTGGAGGTCCGAGAAGGCCAGGACGAGGTCCGGCGCCAGCGCCAGGATTTTCGGGATGTCCGCGCTGGTGAAGGCCGAGACGCGCGGCTTCTCCCGGCGGACCCGGGGCGGGCGCACCGCGTAGCCCGAGACGCCGACGATCCGCGCCTCCGCGCCCAGAAGGTACAGGGTCTCGACCGTCTCCTCGGTGAGGCAGACGATCCGCTCGGGCGGGAAGCGGCGCATCAGCGGTCGGGCCGGATCATCGGTCGAGCCGGATCATCGGTCGAGCCGCATTATCGGTCGAGCCACGTGAGCAGCCCGGCCCCGGGGGCCAGCAGCACGAAGGCCCAGATCAGGGCGGAGGCGACGTTGGCCAGCTGGAACGGCAGCCGCGCCAGGCCGAGGATCCCGGCGAAGAGCGGGACCAGGGCGCGGGCCGGCCCGAAGAAGCGTCCCAGCGCCACCGCGGCGATGCCCCAGCGGCCGATGAAGGCCTCGGCCTTGGCCATGAGCTCGGGATAGCGCCGCAGCGGCCACTTGGTCTTCGCCCCCGGCCCGAGCCAGCGCCCGGCCTCGTACGAGATCCAGTCGCCGAGGGCGGCCCCGAGCGCCGCGGCGATCACCACCGGCCAGAACGGGATGTCGGCGCCGCCGACGAGGGCCCCGATGCCGACCAGGATCACGGTCGCCGGGACGAACAGCGACAGGATCGCGATCGATTCGCAGAAGGCGAGGCCGCCCGCGATGACCGGCGTCCAGGCCTTGTGCGCCTCCACGAAGGCGAGGGTCGAGGTGCGCAGGGCTTCGATGTCCATGGGGCTCCGAACGGGGCTCTGGGAGTAGGAGGAGGGTCGGTCCCATCTGAGGCGCGCGGGGGAGGGCGGCAAGGGACAGGGGTGCAGCCGGCGCGGGAACCGGCTAACCGTAGCGGGACAACGAGCGAGTCCCGCGTTGAACGTCCTGTCGATCCAGTCCCACGTCGCCTACGGCCATGTCGGCAACGCCTCCGCGGTGTTCCCGATGCAGCGTCTCGGGGTCGAGGTCTGGCCGGTCCACACCGTGCAGTTCTCCAACCACACCGGCTACGGGGCGTGGCGCGGCCCCGTCTTCGACGCGGCGATGATCCGCGAGGTGGTGCGCGGCATCGGCGAGCGCGGGGTCCTGGGCCGCTGCGACGCGGTCCTGTCGGGCTACATGGGCTCGGCCGAGATCGGCGCCGCGATCCTGGAGGCGGTGGACGCGGTTCGGGCGGCAAACCCTCGGGCGCTCTACTGCTGCGACCCGGTGATCGGCGACGTCGAGGAGGGCGTCTACGTGCGGCCGGGCATCGAGGCGTTCCTGCGCGAGCGCGCGGTCCCGGCCGCCGACATCCTCACCCCCAACCAGTTCGAGCTCGGCCTCCTCACCGGCCTGCCGAGCGGCACCCTGGCGGAGGCCGGGGCCGCGATCGCGGCGCTCCGGGCGCGCGGGCCGCGGGTGGTCCTGGTCACCTCGGCGCTCTGCGCCGACACGCCGTCCGACAGCATCGACCTGCTCGCGGGCGCGGAGGGGCGGGTGTTCCGGGTCCGGACGCCCCGGCTCGCCATCGCGGTGAACGGGGCCGGCGACTGCATCGCGGCGCTGTTCCTGGTGCACTACGCCCGGACCGGCTCGGCCGAGGCGGCGCTGGGCGCCGCGGCGGCCTCGATCTACGGGCTGCTCAAGCGCACCGCCGAGGCGGGGTCGCGGGAGATCCTGACGGTGGCCGCGCAGGACGAGTACGTGAATCCGAGCGCGCGGTTTCCGGTCGAGGCGGTCTGAGGCGACCCCGGCAAACCGCTCCGCCCAAGTCCGTAGAGAGCAGCAAGGATCGACCCGATGGCGCGCCGCTTCGTCACCCTCGACGTGTTCACCGAGCGGAGGCTCGCCGGCAATCCCCTCGCCGTGGTGCTCGACGCGGAGGGGCTCGACACCGCGGCCATGCAGGCCATCGCGCGGGAGTTCAACCTGTCGGAGACGGTCTTCGTCCTCCCGCCCGCGGAGGCCCGGCACCGGGCGGCGCTGCGCATCTTCACCCCCGCCCGGGAGCTGCCCTTCGCCGGGCACCCGACGGTGGGCACCGCCGTGCTGCTGGCGCTGCAGGACCCGACCCGGGGCGACGCCCGGGCCTTCGGCCTGGAGGAGGGGATCGGGATCGTCCCCTGCGTGGTCGAGACCCTGGCGGACGGGACCGGCGGACGGGCCCGGTTCCGCCTCCCGGTCCTGCCGGACTACCTCGGTCCCGGCCCCGATCCCGCGGTGCTGGCGCGGCTCCTGGGCCTCGAGCCCGGCGACATCGGCACCGGCCGGCACGCGCCGAGCCGCCACGGCGTGGGGCCGACCTTCACCTGCGTGCCGGTGGCGTCGATCGCCGCGCTCGACGCCGCCCGGACGGCCCAGGCGCCCGATCCGGCCGACGGGCTCTACCTCTACGCCCCGGATCCCGAGGGCACCGGCCAGCGCTGGCGCGTCCGCATGTTCGCGCCGAATGTCGGCGTGCCGGAGGATCCCGCCACCGGCTCGGCGGCCTCCGCCTTCGCGGGGGTGCTGATGCAGTTCGAGGCGCTGGGCGACGGCACCCACGACGTGGCGATCCGCCAGGGCGAGGCGATGGGGCGGCCGAGCGACATCGCGCTCCAGCTCACGATCGCGGCCGGCGCCCTGCAGGGCGTCGAGATCGGCGGCGCCGCCGTGATCCTGTCGGACGGCAGCCTGCATGTCTGACAACTTCTCCGACGGCTTCCGGATCACCCGGGTCGCGGACGTGGCGGCGCGGTTCGTGGACCACGACTGGGCCTTCCCCCGCGTGCACGAAGCCGCCATCGCGGCCCACTGGCAGGCCCGGTTGCAGCGCAGCCCCGGCATGTTCGACGGGACCGTCCTGCTGTGCTGCGACCACGCCGTCGCCGACGGGGTCGCCCGCCTCGACCTGTTCGCGACGCGCTACGCGACCTTCACCTACTACCGGGACAGGCCCCGCGCCGAGGCTCGCATCGCCAACGCCTTCGCGGCGATCGTGCCCTGGACGGCGGACGGCGCCGTCCTGCTCGGCGAGATGGGCGCCCACACGGCCAATGCCGGCCAGCTCTACTTCCCCTGCGGCACCCCGGATCCGGACGACGTGCGCGGGGCGCGGGTCGATCTCACCGGCAGCGCCGCCCGGGAACTCGCCGAGGAGACCGGCCTCGCGCTGCCGGCCGGGGCCGAGACGGACTGGGTGCTGCTGGAGGGGGAGGGCCAGCTCGCCTTCCTGCGGCCGGTGCGCTTCCCCGAGCCGGCGGCGCGGCTCGTGGCCCGGATCGCCGACCATCTCGGCGCCGAGGCCGAGCCGGAACTCGCCGGGATGCACGTGGTGCGGGGCCGCGACGACATCGACTCCGCGCGGATGCCGGGCTTCGTGCGGGCCTACCTGGCGGACGCGTTCCCGCCCGCCCGCTGACCGGCGCGGCGCGTGGGGAAAGACGTTCGTCTCCCGGCGCGCGTCGATCGGATGTCATCTCGCGCGCAGAGCGCGGACGATACAGATTTTCGTTTCATTGACCGCCCTCGCGGCAAGCATAAACTCGGCCGCCCACAGAACAGCCCGGCACAGCGCGGGCATCGGATCGCGGCAGGCCCCATGCACATCGGATCTCACGCGCGCCCCGGCAGCCGCCGGCTCGCCGGGGCGCTGCTCGCCGCCGCGCTGACGCTGGCCACGACGACGCTGGCCGCGGTGGCGGCCCGCGCGGACGAGGTCGTCCTGCGGGTCGGCGACCAGAAGGGCGGGAACCGGTCGCTCCTCGAGATCGCCGGCTACGCGAAGGATCTGCCCTACCGGATCGCGTGGTCGGAATTCCCCGCCGCCGCGCCGATCCTGGAGGCGCTCAACGCCGGCGCCCTCGATGTCGGCTACACCGGCGACCTCTCCTTCCTCACCGTCGTCGCGGCCGGGGCACCGATCAAGGCGATCGGCGGCACCAAGTCGGATCCGCGGACGCAGGCGATCCTGGTCCGCGCGGATTCACCGATCCGCTCGGCCGCCGACCTGAAGGGGAAGCGGCTCGCCGGCACCCGCGGCGGCTGGGGCCAGTTCCTGATCGGCGCGACGCTGGAGAAGGCCGGGATCGCGCCGTCCGAGGCCACCTTCGCGCCGCTCAACCCGGTCGACGCCAAGGTCGCGCTGATGGCCGGCTCGGTGGATGCCTGGGCGGTCTGGGAGCCCTACGTCGCGTTCGCGACGCTCAAGGACAAGGCCCGGCCGATCGCGGACGGCGCGGGCCTCACGCCGACCATCACCTTCATCGTCGCCTCGGACAGCGCCATCGCCACCAAGCGGGCGGCCCTCCAGGACTTCCTGCGCCGCCTGAACCGGGCGCGGCTCTGGTCGCTGGACCACCTCGACGCCTACGCCCGGAACACGGCCGCGCTGACCAAGATGCCGGAGGATGTCCTGCGCGCGGCCTACACGGCGCAGCGGACCAGCCCGATCGCGCTCGACGACGGCGTCGTGGCGGAGGTCCAGGAGGCCTCGGACCGGGCGACGCGGTACGGCATCCTGTCGAAGACCCTCGACGTCGGCCGGGCCGTGGACCGGAGCTTCGCGGCCGCGGCCTCGAACTGAGGGGCGACAGCCGTCACGCATCCGCGATTTTTGCGGCACTGCGGGAGCTTCGCTGTTTCCGGCACGTTCACCAGGGGCTCCCCGCAGCGGCACGTGGCCGGGCGGGTCGCGTTCCGGAGTGTCCATGTCCGATTCCCGTCGTCCCGCATCGCAGGCCCGCGCGACCCGCTCGCGCATCCAGGAAGGCCAACCCTATCCCCTCGGTGCCACCTGGGACGGGCTCGGGGTCAATTTCGCGCTGTTCTCGGCCCACGCCACCAAGGTCGAGCTCTGCCTGTTCGACGACCAGGGCGAGCAGGAGATCGAGCGCATCGAGCTGCCCGAGTACACGGACGAGATCTGGCACGGCTACCTGCCCGACGCGCGCCCCGGCACGATCTACGGCTACCGCGTCCACGGCCCCTACGAGCCGAAGGCCGGACACCGGTTCAATCCCAACAAGCTGCTGATCGACCCCTACGCCAAGGGGCTCGTCGGCTCGATCACCTGGAACCCGGCCCTGTTCGGCTACCAGATGGAGACCGGCGACGACCTGACCTTCGACGAGCGCGACAGCGCCCCCTACACGCGCCGCTCCCGCGTCATCGACCCGGCCTTCACCTGGGGACGGCACCGCAAGCCGCTGATCCCGTGGGAGAAGACCATCGTGTACGAGGCCCACGTCAAGGGTATGACCAAGCTCGACCCGCGGGTGCCGGAGAAGCTGCGCGGCACCTACGCCGGCCTCGGCACCCGGGACGTGCTCGACTACATCAAGAGCCTCGGCGTCACCTCGGTGGAGCTGCTGCCGGTCCACGCCTTCGTGCAGGACGATTACCTGCAGCAGAAGGACCTAGTGAATTACTGGGGCTACAACACGATCTCGTTCTTCACGCCCGCACGGCGCTACGCCGCGGTGCCGGATTTCGCCTTCTCCGAGTTCAAGGAGATGGTCTCGCGCTTCCACGGCGCCGGCCTCGAGGTGATCCTCGACGTGGTCTACAACCACACCGCCGAGGGCAACGAGAAGGGCCCGACCCTGTCGTTCAAGGGCGTCGACAACGCCTCCTACTACCGGCTGCTGCCGGACGAGCCGCGCTACTACATCAACGACACCGGCACCGGGAACACGTTCAACCTGTCGCACCCGCGGGTGCTGCAGCTCGTGACCGATTCCCTGCGCTACTGGGCGCAGGAGATGCAGGTCGACGGGTTCCGCTTCGACCTCGCCACGATCCTGGGCCGCGAGCCCTACGGCTTCGACGAGGGCGGCGGCTTCCTCGACACCTGCCGGCAGGACCCGGTGCTCAACAACGTCAAGCTCATCGCCGAGCCGTGGGATTGCGGCCCGGGCGGCTACCAGGTCGGCGGCTTCCCGCCCGGCTGGGCCGAGTGGAACGACCGGTTCCGCGACGACGTCCGCGCCTACTGGAAGGGCGACGGCGGGCTGCTGCCGGACCTAGCGGCGCGCGTCTCGGGCTCGGCCGACAAGTTCAACAAGCGCGGGCGCAAGCCCTGGGCCTCGGTGAACTTCCTCACCGCCCACGACGGCTTCACCCTGCACGACACGGTCTCGTACAACGACAAGCACAACGAGGCGAACGGCGAGGGCAACCGCGACGGCCACTCGCACAACCTCTCGTACAATTACGGGGTGGAGGGCCCGACGGACGATCCAGAGATCCGGGCGGTGCGCCTGCGCCAGATGCGCAACATGCTGGCGACCCTGTTCCTGTCCCGCGGCACGCCGATGCTGCTTGCCGGCGACGAGTTCGCCCGGACCCAGAAGGGCAACAACAACGCCTACTGCCAGGACAACGAGGTCTCTTGGCTCGACTGGGGGGCGATCGGCGACGAGGAGCGGGATCTCGCCGAGTTCACCCAGCGCCTGATCATCCTGCGCAACGCCCTGCCGATCCTGAGCCGCGGGCGGTTCCTCACCGGCCAGTACGACGAGGAGTTCGGCGTCAAGGACGTGACGTGGCTGCGCCCGGACGGCAGCGAGATGGCCGGCGAGAACTGGTCGGACGGCGAGGCCCGGGCCTTCGCGGTCCAGCTCGACGGGCGCGCCCAGGCTACCGGCCTGCACCGCCGCGGCGGCGACGCGACCCTGCTGATCATGTTCAACGCCTACCACGACCTCGTGACGTTTACGCTGCCGGAATCGGTCGGCGGCGTGGCCTGGACGCGGCTCCTCGACACCAACCTGCCCGACAGCCAGGACGTGGAGAGCTTCA from Methylobacterium sp. NMS14P includes:
- a CDS encoding NUDIX hydrolase, whose translation is MSDNFSDGFRITRVADVAARFVDHDWAFPRVHEAAIAAHWQARLQRSPGMFDGTVLLCCDHAVADGVARLDLFATRYATFTYYRDRPRAEARIANAFAAIVPWTADGAVLLGEMGAHTANAGQLYFPCGTPDPDDVRGARVDLTGSAARELAEETGLALPAGAETDWVLLEGEGQLAFLRPVRFPEPAARLVARIADHLGAEAEPELAGMHVVRGRDDIDSARMPGFVRAYLADAFPPAR
- a CDS encoding MmcB family DNA repair protein, producing the protein MSASLGLPDSAPPSVEALLPPDRRQSPTALRIQRGVRRLFSEMGCVTLPEFSLVNGRRADVIALCGAGKLTIVEIKSSVADFRADRKWPDYRDFCDRFFFAIPEDVPESLIPEECGLIVADAYGAGILREPPEHPLSGARRKAVTLRFAHSAARILHALADPGAVREGAL
- a CDS encoding Na+/H+ antiporter, with protein sequence MTSVALFELILGLLGAALLLSLAAGRLGFPPAAALVVGGMALAVVPGLPAFDLDPDLIMVLFLPPLLLESAYFTVWRDFRASLGPILSLSLGAVLFTTLVVGLVAHAVVPSLPWAACFALGAIVSPPDAVAAKAVLARVALPRRMITVLEGESLVNDASGLVLYRFAVAAALTGTFSAWAAAGSFAWLAVAGVAVGIACGVAVTLVMRRMHDANAITVLSFLAAYVAYLAAEEIHASGVLAVVACGLMMGGREHETFDAHARRHSVAVWEFVVFVLEALVFVLIGLALRGVLARTGGQLGALSAELPLALAVTATCVVARLLWVFPAVYLRRLLSPRFRAQEPSPNPAVPLIVGWAGMRGVVTLAAALALPVDFPGRDAILVAAFAVILFTVLVQGTTLGPLIRRLRLDPAAHLPDGHLDAPMARVVVNEAGLAALEGLVFPETGAPQHPRLVEEYRRRVRASSRDRDERAALEAEKTEHFAAALLAVRSGRSALIDLHRQNRIHSSVLRQLETEIDLEELHLKRLAGTAPAHV
- a CDS encoding cobalamin-binding protein, with translation MRRFPPERIVCLTEETVETLYLLGAEARIVGVSGYAVRPPRVRREKPRVSAFTSADIPKILALAPDLVLAFSDLQAGIVADLARAGVAVHLFNQRDVAGCLAMVRTLGALVGLPERAETLAAGLEARLAAAAAEVPDRPPPRVYFEEWDAPMISGIGWVSDLIGLAGGRDVFPELSRQPAARDRIVTAEQVIAAAPDVILASWCGKRVNAERIRSRPGWAAIPAVRDGRIHEIKSPLILQPGPAALTDGFDAIRACLG
- a CDS encoding PhzF family phenazine biosynthesis protein, whose translation is MARRFVTLDVFTERRLAGNPLAVVLDAEGLDTAAMQAIAREFNLSETVFVLPPAEARHRAALRIFTPARELPFAGHPTVGTAVLLALQDPTRGDARAFGLEEGIGIVPCVVETLADGTGGRARFRLPVLPDYLGPGPDPAVLARLLGLEPGDIGTGRHAPSRHGVGPTFTCVPVASIAALDAARTAQAPDPADGLYLYAPDPEGTGQRWRVRMFAPNVGVPEDPATGSAASAFAGVLMQFEALGDGTHDVAIRQGEAMGRPSDIALQLTIAAGALQGVEIGGAAVILSDGSLHV
- a CDS encoding GNAT family N-acetyltransferase, giving the protein MDPDLAIRPIGPGDRDAWLPLWRGYQAFYKVDLSDAVTDTTWQRLNDPAEPVDGALAWRGAEAVGLVHHIRHRSAWTVGDYCYLQDLFVADGTRGLGIGRRLIEHVYAAAQAAGCSRVHWLTHETNADAMQLYDRIAEKSGFVQYRRIF
- the glgX gene encoding glycogen debranching protein GlgX, which gives rise to MSDSRRPASQARATRSRIQEGQPYPLGATWDGLGVNFALFSAHATKVELCLFDDQGEQEIERIELPEYTDEIWHGYLPDARPGTIYGYRVHGPYEPKAGHRFNPNKLLIDPYAKGLVGSITWNPALFGYQMETGDDLTFDERDSAPYTRRSRVIDPAFTWGRHRKPLIPWEKTIVYEAHVKGMTKLDPRVPEKLRGTYAGLGTRDVLDYIKSLGVTSVELLPVHAFVQDDYLQQKDLVNYWGYNTISFFTPARRYAAVPDFAFSEFKEMVSRFHGAGLEVILDVVYNHTAEGNEKGPTLSFKGVDNASYYRLLPDEPRYYINDTGTGNTFNLSHPRVLQLVTDSLRYWAQEMQVDGFRFDLATILGREPYGFDEGGGFLDTCRQDPVLNNVKLIAEPWDCGPGGYQVGGFPPGWAEWNDRFRDDVRAYWKGDGGLLPDLAARVSGSADKFNKRGRKPWASVNFLTAHDGFTLHDTVSYNDKHNEANGEGNRDGHSHNLSYNYGVEGPTDDPEIRAVRLRQMRNMLATLFLSRGTPMLLAGDEFARTQKGNNNAYCQDNEVSWLDWGAIGDEERDLAEFTQRLIILRNALPILSRGRFLTGQYDEEFGVKDVTWLRPDGSEMAGENWSDGEARAFAVQLDGRAQATGLHRRGGDATLLIMFNAYHDLVTFTLPESVGGVAWTRLLDTNLPDSQDVESFKFGSGYDVTGRSLLMFVLKPEDSPGTEDNAMERSYQHVMQAFERANVEHVRFHLDDAEG
- a CDS encoding DedA family protein; this translates as MDIEALRTSTLAFVEAHKAWTPVIAGGLAFCESIAILSLFVPATVILVGIGALVGGADIPFWPVVIAAALGAALGDWISYEAGRWLGPGAKTKWPLRRYPELMAKAEAFIGRWGIAAVALGRFFGPARALVPLFAGILGLARLPFQLANVASALIWAFVLLAPGAGLLTWLDR
- the pdxY gene encoding pyridoxal kinase PdxY, whose protein sequence is MNVLSIQSHVAYGHVGNASAVFPMQRLGVEVWPVHTVQFSNHTGYGAWRGPVFDAAMIREVVRGIGERGVLGRCDAVLSGYMGSAEIGAAILEAVDAVRAANPRALYCCDPVIGDVEEGVYVRPGIEAFLRERAVPAADILTPNQFELGLLTGLPSGTLAEAGAAIAALRARGPRVVLVTSALCADTPSDSIDLLAGAEGRVFRVRTPRLAIAVNGAGDCIAALFLVHYARTGSAEAALGAAAASIYGLLKRTAEAGSREILTVAAQDEYVNPSARFPVEAV
- a CDS encoding ABC transporter substrate-binding protein, encoding MHIGSHARPGSRRLAGALLAAALTLATTTLAAVAARADEVVLRVGDQKGGNRSLLEIAGYAKDLPYRIAWSEFPAAAPILEALNAGALDVGYTGDLSFLTVVAAGAPIKAIGGTKSDPRTQAILVRADSPIRSAADLKGKRLAGTRGGWGQFLIGATLEKAGIAPSEATFAPLNPVDAKVALMAGSVDAWAVWEPYVAFATLKDKARPIADGAGLTPTITFIVASDSAIATKRAALQDFLRRLNRARLWSLDHLDAYARNTAALTKMPEDVLRAAYTAQRTSPIALDDGVVAEVQEASDRATRYGILSKTLDVGRAVDRSFAAAASN